The region GTGCGTAAAGGGGATGTCACTGTCGCTAAAAATTATCTTAACCAAAGAGAAGTTGACGAACTGAACCGCGTAGTCAATATGTGGCTGGATTTTGCTGAAGATCAGGCCAGACGTCGGCAGCAGATATTTCTACGCGACTGGCAGGAAAAATTAGATCAATTCCTGCAATTCAACGATCGTGATGTATTAAAAGGTGCAGGTACGATCAGCAAGAAAATGGCAGATGATAAGGCTCAGGCCGAATATGAACAGTTTGCCGAGCAACAGCGTAGTTTAAAAGAAGCAGAGGGCGAGCGGGATATCACTGAGCTATTACAGTGGCAAGCCAGCCCGAAAGCTAAGGATGTGCCATGAGTATGCAACATGCGCAAATTCCAGGAAGAATACAGCACTGAGATTCCTGCACTGACATGACTCACCAGCCTAGCATTTCCGAACCCCGGGGGGCCGGCAAATAGCCTCCGAGGGCGGTCACTCGATGCATCCAGATGCAGTCGGTGATCGGGGTACTGACCCGCATTGGATAAGTGACCGCATGGCTATTAACGCCAGGAGTTATGAGCAATACATAACTATTTTGTCCGGGTTATATCAGGGGGAAGATCACCAGTACACAAGCCATGAATGGCAGTCGTTCCTGAAATCACACAGTCTGGAAGGAAGCATGAGCCGTCGCGGTAACTACCACGACAACGCGGTAGCTGAAAGTTTTTTCCAGCTACTGAAGCGTGAGCGGATAAAGAAAAAGGTCTATAGAACAGGTGAAGAAGCCCGCAGCGATATTTTTGATTACATCGAAATGTTTTATAACAGTAGGCGTCGGCATGGCTCAAGTGCCAATATGGCACCGGCAGAATATGAACATCAGTATTATCAACGGCTCGGAAGTGTCTAGATTATCAGTGGCGATTCAATAAAGATTTAATTGTTATCTCCTTCCTTGGAGTTTTGCCCGTTTTTTCCGCAGTGGTCTTTTTGTTGTCCGTTATCATCCAGATGATATTGGGGTCAAGATGAGGGTCAATTCGCTTCGATTATGAGTTGGCCCGTGACTGACGTTGCTGTGTAGATATTCTCCCCACCGCTTCCGGGTGGGGAGAATATTAGGTGCAGCCTACCTCAAACTTTCCGTCCCACGATTTGAATCATGTTGAAGTATTCTCCGGCCCCCGCTTCCATAATTGGGACCATCATTTCCTGAGCAAGAGAGCATTCCATAAAGTCATCCCATGCCTGCTGGCATGAATCCATTTCGCGCAGCAGGGTTATTTCTATGCCGGGTTCTTTTTCCCATAGCGCTTTCCACCAGCTACAGGAATAAAAATACCAGTCTGGTGTCCAGAAAGGTTTGACGACTTCGGGCAGGTTGCCTTCAGAGTAGTCCTGTATAAATCCGGGTACGGCAACCGCTATCAGCCCGTCTTTTTTCACAAACGGCAGCAGTTTCGTCAGCATGCCGTCGTTGCTGCCAAAGTACTGCCAGGCATCCACGC is a window of Dickeya solani IPO 2222 DNA encoding:
- a CDS encoding SAM-dependent methyltransferase, whose protein sequence is MNMVINTPFTDGYDNAFLLDTMMGPNAMRITEEMAIMLPISPGMRILDLGCGKGISSILLAGKYDVTVFAADLWISPTENAERFATLGVDSKIFPLRADATKEIPFAHEYFDMIISVDAWQYFGSNDGMLTKLLPFVKKDGLIAVAVPGFIQDYSEGNLPEVVKPFWTPDWYFYSCSWWKALWEKEPGIEITLLREMDSCQQAWDDFMECSLAQEMMVPIMEAGAGEYFNMIQIVGRKV